The genomic DNA TCCTATAGATCAAATTTTAGGAGACCCAAATCAAGGAATAATGACTAGGGATCCTTACAACAATTCTGCAATAATGTTGCATTTATATCAaaagttgagccaacttgcGTAGACCaagcattagaagatgaatatatGGATAAAagctatgcaagaagaactaAATCAATTCAAGAGCAAATGAAGTTTGGGTGTTAGTTTCTAGACCTAAAGGAAAATCAATCATANNNNNNNNNNNNNNNNNNNNNNNNNNNNNNNNNNNNNNNNNNNNNNNNNNNNNNNNNNNNNNNNNNNNNNNNNNNNNNNNNNNNNNNNNNNNNNNNNNNNGAGAATATAGAAAATCAAAGGGAATCAAGAGatgatttcaaaatttctcAATCTCAATCCCAAGAATAGCCTATAGAAAGGAGAGATCTTGATAAACTTACTAAGGCTTTCAAACATGCATCAAGTCATCCTATAGATCAAATTTTAGGAGACCCAAATCAAGGAATAATGACTAGGGATCCTTACAACAATTCTGCAATAATGTTGCATTTATATCAaaagttgagccaacttgcGTAGACCaagcattagaagatgaatattgGATAAAagctatgcaagaagaactaAATCAATTCAAGACAAATGAAGTTTGGGTGTTAGTTTCTAGACCTAAAGGAAAATCAATCATAGGAACAAAATGggtgttcaaaaataaattggatGAGAGCGGAAACATAGTTCGAAATAATGCTAGATTGGTAATTAAGGGTTATTGCCAAGAAGAAGGCATCGACTTTGAAGAATCTTATGCCCTGGTAGCTAGATTAGAAGCAAAAAGGATGTTATTAGTTTTTGCCTCTCACAAGAATTTCAtgctatatcaaatggatgtgaagagtGCATTTTTAAATGACTATATCAATGAAGAAGTCTATGTAAGCCAGCCCCCAGGTTTTGAGGACCCACACCTAGAAGATCATATGTATAAGCTTAGGAAAGCTCTTTACAATCTCAAACAGGcccctagagcttggtatgatAGATTAAGTAAATTCCTCATTGAAAAAGGTTTTGCTAAGGGGAGAGTTGACACaactttattcataaaaaatgaaggCTCAAATATATTGATTATTCATGTCTATGTAGACGATATTGTGTTTGGAGGAACAAGTGACAAGTTATGCAAAGAATTTGCAACTCTTATGACTAACGAGTTTGAGATGAGTCTTATGGGAAATTAACATATTTGTTAGGCCTCCAAGTCAAACAGTCAAAAGAAGGAATATTTGTTCATCAAACCAAATATCTAAGAGAAATGCTAAAGAAATTCGGAATGCAAAACGCCAAAGCAATAGGTACCCCAATGAGTCCGTCTTTAAAGCTAGACAAACATGATTAAGGGAAAAGCGTCGATCAAAAACTATATAGAAGTATGATAGGATCATTGATTTACTTAACGGCAAGTAGACCCGACATTATGTTTAGTGTATGCTTATGAGCTCGATTTCAGTCGGACCCTAAGGAATCACATATACTAGCAGTTAAAAGAATTCTCAGATATTTAATCGGAACTCAGGATGTAGGGTTATGGTATCCATGTGAAGATGGCTTTGAGTTAATAGGATACTCTGATGCGGACTTTGCTGGTTCTAGAGTAGATCGGAAAAGCACATCCGGTACTTGTCAGTTGTTAGGAAATAAGTTAATATCTTGGttttcaaagaaacaaaactCAGAGGCTTTATCTACCGCTGAGGCCGAATATATTGCTACCAATAGCTGTTGTGCACAAGTCCTTTGGATTAGACAAGGGCTCACAGATTTTGGAGTCACATTCAGTCAAACCCCGATCAAGTGCGATAATACGAGTGCCATTAGTATTTCTAGAAATCCAGTACTGCACTCTCGAACCAAATACATTGAAGTTAGACATCATTTTCTTAGAGACCATGTTCAAAATCAAGAGATAGCACTCAAACTTGTTCCATTCGAACTTCAATTAGcagatatttttactaaacctCTTCCCAAAGatcatttcaattatattcGAAGAGAATTGGGCATCTTGAATCATCATGGTTGAATCAGTTTGCGTTTTTCAGTCCGTTGGTCATCCTTGCAGTCGAGTCGACTCGAGGGAGCCCATATCGACTCGACGCAAGTCGAGTCGACTTAAATCGAGTTGAATCGTTCAGGCAGTTTCAGCCTTCTCTCCTGCGCAACTCTCGGCcttcctcattcttctttaaaccctcttcttcctccctcaaAACCCTCTCCCTCATTCCCCTTCTCCCTCACCGTCGATCGCCCTTCCTAGCCCCATTCGTGCCTTCTCTATATGCCGACATCTCCTCTATTCCGTTTTCTAGTGCTATTGCACAACTTCGGTAAGTCCCTATTTCAAACTCTCTGTTTTTACTTCTTTCGTTGGAAATCTTTTGCGTTTGTGTGCTAAGTTGTGTGTGCATGATTATGCCTATACATTCTGGTGCGTTTTCCTGACTGAGTGTTTGTTTTGGACGTGTGTTGTGTGCTTGGTTGTCTTTCGTTTGATTCACCATCGTTCGCTCATCATAACATTCAGCCGAGTCGACTCGAACCATCATCCAGTCGACTCGTCTGCCCCCTCAAACAAAATCACAATGTCCTCTTCTCGTAAACGGTCCCGTGTCTCTTCATCTTCTCAACCTCGCTCACCGTCACCACCTCCTTCATCTCAAGAACCTTTCGCCTCTACATACTTTCCCAACCATCATCTAGAGATTCATTTTTACAAATCCTTTCATGCACGTCcttttgtgtaaatatatatatatatacacgaatgAGCAGCTGCCCTAGCTTTCTCTTACATTCAGTTGCGGtgcagtaaaaataataaaaaaaaaaatgcaccgATAAGGAACAGCCGCGGCATTAAGAAAATCAATGCCGTGGCCAGTGGCCACGGCATCAAGATGGCAGCGGCCATTTGGCCACTGcattaaataatatgaaaagcCGAGGCGTCGTGGCAGAAGGGCGGTTTTAATCTCTGCCTGCCTCCATCCCTAGGGGATTCATCCCCTAGGGTTTTCAGACATGGGCTGCAATTTGGGTTTTTTGGACTGCTGATTAAGCTTGCAGTAAATCAGTcaattaattagtaaattaatcaaatttagtaaattaattgaattcagtaaattaatttaaaaaaaaattaaggttaTTTTGATGCAATTTTTAAATTCCAATATTGGTttgcagatatatatattttgaaataaattaattgaaacaaTATGTCGCCAAAGTGACCTCTATTgtggaaattaatttgttttgaaatgtaAACGGTTGTGTGGATGTAATTTATGTGAATATTTATCGGCCCAAAGGAAGGTAaatgtttaataaaatttcatgtGCACTTGTAGTAATAAATGCGTGATAGTTGTTCGGTTTATACATGTAATCAATAAATCAGCCCAaggaaaaatttattgtttgatatgtaattattatCAGTGTTTGATTACTACACCAAGAGTACCACTTACAATTAATATTACTGTCCAAAgactttatattaatattgtgCTAGGTATCTTGAGATGGGGCTCACCATTATTTGAGTTTATTGATTgatttattatgaaaattaattgagtatgtttttatttggttattttgttcTCTATACAGCCAATGTGTCTGCTACCACAAGATCTGGCAATATAAATTCAATTCTCATGCTGAATGGGACAAACTTCAAGGATTGGAAAGAGAACATTTCGATTGTTCTAGGCTGCATGGATCTAGACCTTGCACTCAGGATTGAGCAACCCGCTCCTCTTACGGATGAAAGTTCACTTCATGATAGGAGGAACTTTGAGAAGTGGGACTGCTCAAATCGCATGAGTCTTATGATCATTAAGCGCGGCATTCCAGAAGCCTTTAGGGGTGCAGCGTCCGAAGGGATAACTAATGCTAAGGAGTTCCTTGCCGAAATTAAGAAACGTTTTGCGAAAAACCATAAGGCTGAAACAAGCACGCTTTTGCAACGCTTGATTTCAATGAaatataaagtcaaaggtaacataAGGGAGTACATCATGGAAATGTCTCACATTGCTTCAAAACTTAAGGGATTAAAGCTTGAGCTGTCTGATGACTTGCTTGTGCATTTGGTATTAATCTCGCTTCCAGCACATTTCAATCAATTTAAGGTCAGTTACAACTGCCAGAAGGAGAAATGCTCTCTAAATGAGCTCATTTCCTATTGTGTGCAAAAGGAAGAAAGATTGAAGCATGATAGAACTGAAAGTGCTCACTTGGCAAGCACCTCTAAAGATAAgggcaagaaaagaaagaaaggatatgAAGCTGCTCCTACGGGTCCAGTGCAAAAGAAATAACAGCAAGAcaataagggttgtttcttTTGCAATAAGCCTGGACATGTGAAAAAGGATTGTGCCAAATATCACGCTTGGCGTGCAAAGAAAGATACAATTCTTACTTTGGTCTGTTCTGAGGTTAATTTAGCTTCAGTACCTAGAAACACTTGGTGGTTAGATTCTGGTGCTACTACTCACATAAGTGTTTCTATGCAGGGTTGCCTGAGCTACCGAAAACCAACTGATTGTGAAAGATACATCTTTGTTGGTGATGGCAAATCGGTGGAAGTTGATGTAATAGGCACTTTTAGGTTATTATTAGCAACTGGTTATTATTTGGATTTGAAAGACACTTTTGTTGTACCGTCTTTTAGACGGAATTTGGTTTCTGTTTCTTTATTGGACAAATCTGGATATTATTGTTCTTTTGGAAACAATCAGTTTAGTCTTtcattaaattcaaatgttattgGTACTGGTTTATTATGTGCATATGATAACCTATATTTGCTTGATACTGTTGCGTCATATCATGAAACCTTGCATGTGGAATCTCGGGGTACTAAACGcaaattaaacaaagaaaattcAGCGTCATTATGGCACAAGCAATTAGGTCATATCTCAAAAGCTAGAATTGAGAGACTTGTGTCTGATGGCATTTTGGGTTCCCTTGACTTCACAAACTTTGATGTCTGCATTGATTGCATCAAGGGAAAACAGACCAAAATTAAGAGATTATGTGCCCACAGAACTTCAGACGTCTTAGAATTGATTCATACAGATATTTGTGGTCCATTCCCTACGACCCCCTGGAATGGtcaacaatattttatatcattcatAGACGATTACTTGCGTTATGGGTACCTATATCTCATTCATGAGAAATCTCAGTCCTTGGACGTGTTCAAAGCTTTTAAAGCTGAAGTTGAGAATCAACTCAACAAAAGGATTAAACTCGTCAGGTCTGACCGTGGTGGTGAGTACTATGGCAGATATGACGGTTCAGGCGAACAACGTCCAGGACCATTTGCTAAATTCCTAGAGGAATATGGAATAGTCCCACAGTACACTATACCAGGATCTCCTAGCATGAATGGTGTAGCTGAAAGACGAAACAGAACTCTTAAGGATATGGTCAGGAGTATGATTAGTCATTCTACCTTACCAAAATCACTCTGGGGAGAAGCACTAAAGACTGCAGCTTATATTCTAAATAGAGTTCCAACTAAAGCAGTTGCCAAAACACCTTATGAGCTTTGGACAGGCAAAAAGCCTAGTTTAAAGCATTTTCACATTTGGGGATGTCCAGCTGAGGTAAGGCCTTATAGGccacatgaaaagaaattggactCCAAAACAGTGAGAAGCTACTTTATTGGTTATTCTGAGCGATCTAGGGGCTACAAATTTTATGATCCCACACTTAGGTCAATTTTTGAAACGGGAACTGCAATATTTTTTGAGGATATTGAGTTTGGGAGGCGAAATAAGGTTAGAGACATTGTCTTTGAGGAGGAATCGGTTTTAATTcctactattatttttaataatgtaCAGGCTTCTATACCTGTCATTGatcaagaaagaaatcaagaatCTCAACAAGACAATGTTGAACAACCTCCCATTCagaatgaaataattattcCTGAAGAACAAACTCAACAACCTCAAGAACTAAGGAGATCCactagagaaagaagaagtgCTATCCCAAACGATTATATAGTATTTCTTCAAGAACGTGAGGAAGATATTGGAATGGTGGATGATGATCCAATTAATGTCCATCAAGCCATGCAGGATTCTAACTCTCAAAAGTGGATTGATGCTATGAATGAGGAGTACAAGTCTATGCAAGACAATAAAGTTTGGGATTTTGTCCCATTACCAGTAGGTGCGAAACCCATTGgttgtaaatggatatttaaaacCAAGAGGGATTCGAAAGGTAATGTGGAAAGATATAAGGCTCGTCTTGTAGCTAAAGGCTTTACCCAAAAGGAGGGCATCGACTACAAAGAGACTTTCTCTCCGGTTTCTACAAAAGACTCATTTAGGACTATTATGGCGCTTGTTGCACATTTTGATCTTGAGTTACATCAGATGGATGTTAAGAAGGCGTTTCTCAATGGTGACATTGATGAAACGATCTATATGATGCAACCAGAAAACTTTGTGTCAGGAGACCCAAAGAATATggtttgcaaattaaaaaaatccatCTATGGGCTCAAACAAGCTTCTCGTCAATGGTATATGCTTGCCACTAATGATATATGCTTGTTGCATGAAACCAAGAGATATTTATCaaagaattttgagatgaaagatcttGGTGATGCCTCTTTTGTATTAGGGATTCAGATACACCGAGATCGTTCTCGGTATATTCTTGGATTATCACAAAAGAGCTATATCAATAAGGTGCTTAAAAGATTTGGCATGCAGAATTGTAAGCCAGGTGACACCCCTATCGCTAAGGGAGACAAATTTAATCTCAGTCAGTGCCCTAAGAATCAACTTGAAGTTAAGGAGATGCAGAAGATTCCCTATGGTCAGCTGTCGGGAGTCTAATGTATGCTCAAGTTTGTACACGTCCGGATATAGCATTCATTGTTGGCATGTTAGGCAGATATTTAAACAACCCTGGCATAGATCATTGGAAAGCAGCAAAACGGGTTATGAGATACTTGCAGAGAACAAAAGATTACATGCTCACATATAGGAGATCGGATCAATTGGAGATCATAGGGTATTCCGACTCCGATTTTGCCGGATGCCAAGACAGTAGAAGATCCACTTCAGGCTACATTTATCTGCTAGCTAGAGGAGCTATATCTTGGAGGAGTGCCAAGCAGACACTCATAGCATCTTCCACCATGGAAGCAGAATTCGTAGCGTGTTATGAGGCATCCAACCACGGAATATGGCTGCTAAATTTTGTCACTAGGCTGCGCATTTTGGGTGGTATAGAAAAACCACTTAAgttatattgtgacaataaatcaGCAGTTCTATATTCCAATAACAATAGGAGCTCATCTAAGTCTAAGCATATTGACATAAAGTTCCTAATTGTGAAGGAAAGAGTGCAGAGTGAACAGATTTCCATAGAACACATTAGGACAAACTCCATGATTGCGGATCCGCTTACTAAGGGATTACCACCTAAGGTCTTTCATGAGCACATTGTTCATATGGGTGTCGTATTGTGTGAGGATATCATGTTTTAGTGGGAGTTTGTATTCTCGttgttttatgtttgtttatagAGACATTCTtgtatttgaatattttctgtACAGAAATAAAGTATTCGGTTCATTTCACTCTGATATATTATATTCAGTATTGATCTCACTAAGGAATAAGGTAGGACCAGTTGGAAATAGACATGTTTGGATCACATCCCATGTAATTTTCATGCTACACATCCATGATTGATCTATGTCATTTGGTTGTATTGGTATACGTGACCATTGATGAATTTAGTCACGCTAAATGTGACGAAGATCACTTTGATCCTATATCAGTATAATTAATGAACGAGATTGTTCGGAAATACCCTTAATAGTGATAGCAAAAATTTTGGAGCTCATAAGGTTGTGCATATTTGTAAGGTTACATATGTGGCCCAGTGGgagattgttgaaaataaaCTATTCTATATATAGGGCCACAAATGTATTGTGAAATGTGTAATGCTATCTTAAGGTTTAGCCAATTAAAAGTGAtctataaagtttattttttgggctattGGGTATTAAACTATTGTGGCATTAATGTGTAGAGACATACCACTTGTAGAATTATTATCCGAATTCCAAGAACATTCATGTCAAATCACTAAGaacgaaataaataataaacggAAGCGTACCTGTATCCATTGTGATGATTGATCAAAACGGGTCCTTTGATCTTCCAATTGATTTCTAgtttcttagaatttctctgtTGATGGGGATGCAGAGAgataaaaatcctaaatcaatTGGGGACCATAACCCCTTTATATAGCAGTTAATAACTACTTTTAATATTTCCAAATTGGCCCctcatcaatttagaaatataacttATGTCTCTACACATTAATGCCATAATAGTTTAATACCCaatagcccaaaaaataaactttatagaTCACTTTTAATTGGCTAAACATTAAGATAGCATTACACATTTCACAATACATTTGTGGCCCTATAtatagaataatttatttttcaacaatCTCCCACTGGGCCACATATGTATTGAGAGAGCTTGGGCTGAGCTTGGCCGAGAGCTCGAGAGGTCggaagagagatcgagagagggaGATGGCCGGTTGTGGCAACCTAAAGCGGCAGCGGCGTGCGGCCATTAGTGACTAAAAATGATAGCCATTGTCGCAACGTAGCAGCCGCGATGAGGCAAACGCAACGGCGATGAAGGTCAGTAATGGCAATGGAAGGCAACAGCGAGGGGACCAGAGGAAGACAAATACTTGATAATAAGTTGTggaatatttttgaatttggaaTATCTGTCTTGGCACACGAATAATAAGACAAATACTTGAAAGATATGTGAGTGGTTTCTTTTATATTGCTTACATATGTACTAACATGCTCATGAAAATTGCATGCATGGCATTATGATGATAGTTATTCATATCACGTAATCTTTTGCATACATTTTTTGACAAGTGATATATAAGGTTGGTTgtcattttatttgaataaatttagtGATATACATGCCAACTTAGGTGTGAaaggttgaaaaaaaaatatttgacttTTAGTGCTCTTACCTCATTATTGTCATGTGTATACAAGTATTTGTCATATTTGTCATACATGAATAATTCCTTTTTGAAACCTCACTAAATGATTTAACATTTAATTCGGtatattcaatattatcaaTACTCTGAAtctaataaaggaaaaaaaaaaagaaaagaagatttaTTACTGAATTTGTCTAGTTAAGGGGCATTTATATCATTTTAGTAAGTAGGGGCAATTTGATTATCTTGCAAAAGTCGAGAGATTTTTTTCCCCCCCATATATTATGTAATCTAGCCATTCTATGGATTTACCTTATGATTTGACTCCATTGTCTctacttgaaatatttaaatggATTCGATCGATCTTTCATGCTTGAGGTTTGCTGTCTTATTTTCAGGAAAATTGTTGGTATTTTTGCATTATCGTTAAAACACAAGTTGTTGTTCAGAATCCTTGAAAATGATTAATTAAGCGTAAATTACACTCACACACTAGCTAGGAGGGTAGAAAAATTACACCAACCTCCCTTTAGGCTAATTAGAATTCAAAACCATTTAGTGCTTGTTGTCACTTAATCATCGTTAAATTTCatgaaataaccaaaaattcCCTCGAAACATACAAAATACTGTCAATACTGCATAAAAAAAATCTGCCAAAGATATAATATTCAATGTTATTTATCATCTTCCATATATAAGTTACCCATATCCAACTACCATTCTGAAGGAATGACAGGTGGAGAAGTCggcctaaaaaataaaagagaacgACGGATGAAGGAAGGACCACATAGAGGAGAAATCAACAACTAATAATATGGAGATTAATATCTCTAAGTAATTAATCCAACTCCAAACACCAACATTCTCTACTACAATTCATCTCGCGCCTCCTCATCTTCCACAACAGATTTCAGCTCCTCATTCCTCACCGAGCACTTGGCCCGAATCTCGCCCTCTTTTCCCGTCAGAACGCTCAGCTGCCCCATCTTCAGCATAGCCGCCACGAACTTGTCGAAGAACAAAGCCTCGTCGTCGGCGAAGCTCTCCACGATCTCCCGAGTCCTCTCCTCCGTGTACAGGTCCTGGTCGGAGGTGAAGAGCCCCTGCCTGTGGACCAGATTCACGTAGTACTTGTTGTCGAACCCGTCCGGTGTTCTAACGTCCAGATCCGTCGTGGTGCTGTTGGAAGCATTTTCTTCCGGGCATATGGTTTTGAGCTTCTTGGCAAAATTTTTGGCCATGGTTGGGTCTTGATCCGGGTAGAGTCTGTTGGTGAAGGCGGCGCAGTGGCCTCGCCCGATGGTGTGGCCGCCGGAGAGGGCCACCACGTCTGTGGCGTCGAAGTTCTTGCCGGCAAGCGAGGAGAGGAGGAAGGAGGTGTTGGAGGTTGGTGCCGGAATGTTGGCCAAGACCGTTTCCCTAGTGGCAAAGTTGAGGCTATCCCTCCTCCCCAGGGGGACATTGTATTCGGGGCCACCTGACTGAAAATGCAAAACAACgaatatatattaaatcttaatttatgacgtaaaattgatttttagaacTATAACTCTTTGATTGATTATTACCAAGTAAACTGAGTCGCGGGCAGCAATGGCCGTGATGTCTGCACAAGACACGACCATGCCACACTTCTTGTGGACGAGTTCCCGGAGATCCTCGATGATCTTCAAAGCTTCCCGCCGGAGAGTCAGGTTGGGCGGAGCCTCCTGCTCGCTAGGACTGTTCGCCGATCCAGCCAGCAGCACTGAAGCGTCACATCCCTGCACCAAAACACagccaaaattaataatgcatCATGAACGTGAAAACACAGTATGTAAAACCAGTTAATTCAGAATACAAccagaaaatatatttagatgTATAGAGAGTAGTGTACCTGAACAAAGCAGTCGTGGAAGTGAACGCGGAGCAAGCCCGCAGCTTGGCCGATGTCGTCCTGGAACACTTCCCTGAGGTGGTCTCGGATGATGGATTCCAACTTTGGGCAGCTTGATTCGTAGAAACTCCATGAAAGTCCGTTTTCTATATGATGATGGTGATGAGCAGTAGTGGAATATTTGGCCTCTGATACATGGGAGCAAGATGACAGCAAAAGAAGCAGACATGTCAAGTAGGGGACCTTCGGAGCCATCTCTGGTTGGTTCAACTGGTTAATTTGCGGTTTTGTCCAAGGATAGGCAGCACAACACTGTATATATAGGCAGAGATCCTGTACGTTGAATAGTCTTGTACGTTGAATAGTCTCTGTGGGTAGGTGTCACAGAAGTTCAAAACAAATAGAACTTCTTATAATTCGATGGATACCTATTTAcagatacatatatttatatggtcataaaaaaaataattaaaaattcaaagtttATGTAATCTGTTTCGTTAATGCAATTGAAGGACTTACGATTCTCGCTAATTAATCACTACCCTTTGGagcaactatatatatatatatataaatatgttaaGTTAATATTAGGTGTTTGACATTTAAAGGAGGGActgttatttatatatgtgtttgtttttttgtggataaaacattaatatattGGAGTGAGTTAGTGCTTTGGATTTGGAAATCATGCATGAATAGTGAGTTACTGGTGGTACAAGTAATTAAGCAGAGCACAAATTGACGACGGAATTAAGTTGCCCTTACTGACCTTTTCCAGCTTATCTGAGTATGAAAAGAACTTTGTATAATTAGTTGTAATATTCAAGTCTTCGCTAAGGAAAATGATTCCTTAGAAGCCAAAACATGCTTGCGTGCCTgcctatttttcttaaaaattattattttttccattattcCAAGGATTAaaaattgtctaaaaaataattacagaaatttGTTCGTGGCTGTTCCACCCAATTTAACCTCGAACTTAAACAActtgtttttgttaatttttatgtgtttagttttcaatgtattttttatttattttgtgtttatttttattttaaaaaaatgaaagctAAATATTGTGTTTGACAATGTTggttatcttttaaaattatggaaataaaaactaaaaattttgtattttgtcaGATGATTTTTTGTGGGTTTATAGatgattaaattttatatataaaaatttatttcatattgCAATTGCAAACCTACTCAAGCCCTAAAGAAAAATATGGTTGATAACCATGCAGGTTAACgaatcttttattttaaaagagttaattaattaaagctgGTCCACATTatcacttatttatttttaaataatatttcattaattatatagttatttcaaattttaaattaaggtGATAGTTTGATAGATAAAAGTTTTTTTGGCCCTTGCAGATTGGTCCTTGAGGTTTGGAGAATGTCACTTGgccattttcaatatttggttCTCAATTTCATCCCATATACTTATCGAGATTTAAACTAGCTCCCTAGTGGTCTTTGGAAAATTGCACATACACCCCAATATGTACATCATTCTCAAAGTATATTAACTACTATCAAGTAATTAACCATTATCAAGTAATTCTCTTGATGGGTAGTATAGTTCTATTTGGAATGACTTCTTAGTCTAGCCTTATAAGTAGTTTGTGTCACCTAGCCAAAATAATACAAGTaatattataagaaaaaaagataaaacaaaatagatttaatattcatataaaaaaa from Diospyros lotus cultivar Yz01 chromosome 4, ASM1463336v1, whole genome shotgun sequence includes the following:
- the LOC127800594 gene encoding peroxidase 12-like, which codes for MAPKVPYLTCLLLLLSSCSHVSEAKYSTTAHHHHHIENGLSWSFYESSCPKLESIIRDHLREVFQDDIGQAAGLLRVHFHDCFVQGCDASVLLAGSANSPSEQEAPPNLTLRREALKIIEDLRELVHKKCGMVVSCADITAIAARDSVYLSGGPEYNVPLGRRDSLNFATRETVLANIPAPTSNTSFLLSSLAGKNFDATDVVALSGGHTIGRGHCAAFTNRLYPDQDPTMAKNFAKKLKTICPEENASNSTTTDLDVRTPDGFDNKYYVNLVHRQGLFTSDQDLYTEERTREIVESFADDEALFFDKFVAAMLKMGQLSVLTGKEGEIRAKCSVRNEELKSVVEDEEARDEL
- the LOC127799706 gene encoding secreted RxLR effector protein 161-like, translating into MYAQVCTRPDIAFIVGMLGRYLNNPGIDHWKAAKRVMRYLQRTKDYMLTYRRSDQLEIIGYSDSDFAGCQDSRRSTSGYIYLLARGAISWRSAKQTLIASSTMEAEFVACYEASNHGIWLLNFVTRLRILGGIEKPLKLYCDNKSAVLYSNNNRSSSKSKHIDIKFLIVKERVQSEQISIEHIRTNSMIADPLTKGLPPKVFHEHIVHMGVVLCEDIMF